GGCTGGACCGTAGAGCCTGCTACGACTCCACTGTCGACCCGCACTCCTGGGCCTCCCGGCCAAACCAACCTTTCCACGGTGCCCGGACTCGGCATAAACCCTGCAGCCGGGTCCTCGGCACAGAGCCGGACTTCGATGGCATGACCCGAGAGGACGATGTCATCCTGGGCATACCCTAGCAATTCACCACTGGCGATGCGCAACTGCTCGCGGACGAGGTCGACACCGGTCACCATCTCCGTCACGGGGTGTTCGACCTGAAGACGCGTATTCATCTCAATAAAAGACACCTGATCGCGAGCTTCATCGTAGAGGAATTCAACCGTACCGGCTCCCATGTAACCGCAGGATCGACCCAGCTGCACTGCTGCATCGAGCATCAATTTACGCAGATGGTCGGGGAGGTTCGGCGCAGGGGCCTCCTCTATCAGCTTTTGCTGACGGCGTTGCACTGAGCAGTCCCGGTCGAACAGATGGATGACGTCAGTGCCGTCACCAAGAATCTGTACCTCGATGTGGCGGGCATGGTCGATGAAGCGCTCAAGGTAAACGGTGGCATCCCCGAATGCCGCAAGAGCTTCCGCTCCGGCTGTCTTGAATTCCCCAAGGAGCGCCTCGGGTTCGCGTACCACGCGAATGCCTCGGCCGCCGCCACCTGCAGAGGCCTTGATGAGCAGGGGAAAGCCGATACGCTCGGCGGCGGCACAAACGTCATCACTCGGGCCTAGCCCACCGTCGCTGCCGATCATGATCGGCACGCCTGCGGCACGCGCCGCAGCTCGCGCCGCTGCTTTATTGCCCATTAGCTCAATAGCCTCGGGTGATGGCCCGACCCATGTCAGTCCTGCTTCGAGTACCGCCTGCGCGAAACTCGCTCTTTCGGACAGGAACCCATAGCCCGGGTGGACGGCATCTACGCCCCGCTCTTTGGCCGCGCGAATAAGGGCTTCGGGATTGAGGTAGCTCTGAGTTGCGGGTGCTGGTCCCACCAGCGCGAGCTCATCAGCGAGCTGCGCTGGATAGCTATCTGCATCCACGTCGCTCACGGCGAGAACGCTTTCGATGCCCATCTCGCGCGCGGCTCGGATGATCCGGGCGGCGATTTCGCCGCGGTTGGCAATCAGTAGGCGCTTCAATGCAACCACCCCTTCAGTTCACCAGCCGGATTTCGGCGATGTCTTGCCCCGGGGCCACTTGGCTCTCGTGCTCTACGAGAAACCGATCGAGCACACCGTTCCTGTCGGCAGTGACGGGATGAAAACTTTTCATGATCTCGACCAGGCCGATAGTCGCGCCGACGGCGACGGATGCTCCCTCTTCGATGAAGTTCGGCTCGCTGGGCGATGGCTTGCGGTAGAAGGTTCCTGGGATGCCAGTTTTAATTTGATGAACGTCGTTCACAATTCCTCTTTTCAAGTGAGACGGCAACGCTCTCGGCGTAACCGGTTAGGTGGTCAGTGGCTAAGAGCTGCGATGGCGGCAGAGAGGTATTTAGCCGAGGCCTGGCGTGCGGCGGCTGCCTGCTCTATTGAGACAGGGACGAACCGCACCGTGCCGTTAGTGGGGCACTGTCCAAGTCGGTCCAGGTCCGCTGAGATCACCGCACCGACAGTGAAGTAGCCTCCGGCGGTGACAGCATCGCGCGACAGCACGATAGGCTCCGTGCCGCTCGGGATCTGGATAGCACCTACCGGGTAACCGGCATCGACAACGTTCGAAGGATCACTTCCCGCACCGAAGGGCCGCTCGCCGTCAACGAACTCGAGCGGCCCCTCGGTGGAGGTCATGCGGATTCCCGTACGGTCGGCGTTCGGTGTGACGGTCCATGTGCGCCCATTGAACTGGTCGATACCGCGTGTGCTCAGTCGATAGCTAAACAGGCCGGGCACGTAACGGAGTTCAACTTTCCCCGAGAAAGCAGGAATGTGTTCCGGAAGCAGCTTGCGGAGTGAACTAGCCTGATTACGAACGGTGCCAGTCGGGAGAATGTCACCGGCAGTCAGCTTGCGTCCCTCGAACCCGCCGATTCCAACCAGAGCATGGGTGGAACGGCTGCCCAGCACTGCCGGCACATCGATGCCACCACTGACGGCGATATATGCGCGAACACCGCTACGCAGGAAACCGAACGAGAGCTCGTCACCGGCGGACACGTCGATCTCCATCCATGCCTTCGCCTCGCGGCCATTCACGAAGGTCGGCATGTCACCACCCGTGACAGCGACTGTCGCCGCTTGGGTGAAGCGGAGCCGCGGACCAGTGAAGGTAAGTTCCAGAGAGGCCGCTCCGGGATCGTTTCCCACCAGCGCATTGCCGAGGCGGTAGGAGGCCAAATCCATGGCACCCGAGGGAGCCATTCCCTGCCTGTAGTGGCCAGGGCGTCCCTCATCTTGTACGGTGGTGGCGAACCCTGGCTCGATAACCTCAATCACGGTACAAAACCTCCCTCAAGTGATGACAATAGGGTTCGGGCGACTCGAAGAAGACGCCGGGCTCAAAGGTGATAGGCCGTTGTAAGTAGGAGAACGTTCCCGCCGCGACCTCGTCCTGAATGCGGTCGTACTCGGCCCGATCGATGGAACGGAAATTCAAGACATCCCCGGTGCGGACAAATGCCGGGTCGTCAGCAAAATCCTTCAGCCGCTGCGCCGGATCATAGATGGGGGCCGCAGCCCGTCCCAACATTGGGTAGCCTCCGGCGCTGGGCGAGGGATAGACGACCGGGTACGCACCTCCCACCGCGAAGGCTCGTTCCGGGGTCTCCGTACGGGGACGCAGGTACTTCGGCGCCTGGATCTGGCGCTCGAATGCCACCAACTGGAAAGACCAGAGAATACCGGGTACGAAGCCCGTCATCGTGGCCATCGACGGTGCGCTGGTCACGGCTTCGATCAGATCCTCAACTGTTCCAAACCCGTTGACGTCGGCGAGATACTCGATGTCAGTCTTCGATGGGTCCTGTACCCGGTCTCTGAACTTCATCAAGACCTCATAAGTCCAAGGGTCATTGAAGAGGACCGGGACGTCGATGACACGTGTCTTAAAGGGCTCCAAACCCTCGGCCTTGACCGACCGTTCCACTTTCTTTAGCCGTTGGACGAGTGCATCGAACGTCACGACATCGGGGTCGTAACGCACGAGATAGGAAACGTTCGCCGGGCAGATGTCAATGATTCCCTCTGTGTCCTCGCCTAAGACGCGCACTGCGATCTCCTGGATTTCAAGGTTCGCTTCCAAGCTCATTGCCTCGTCGAACTCGACGAAGAGAAACTCGTCCCCAGCTGGCGTGTACCGAGTGTTAAAACCTGTGTTCGTGCGCTTCAGTGCCACTCCTTGCCTCCCTGCCCAGTGAAAACCCGA
The Arthrobacter sp. OAP107 DNA segment above includes these coding regions:
- a CDS encoding acetyl-CoA carboxylase biotin carboxylase subunit produces the protein MVALKRLLIANRGEIAARIIRAAREMGIESVLAVSDVDADSYPAQLADELALVGPAPATQSYLNPEALIRAAKERGVDAVHPGYGFLSERASFAQAVLEAGLTWVGPSPEAIELMGNKAAARAAARAAGVPIMIGSDGGLGPSDDVCAAAERIGFPLLIKASAGGGGRGIRVVREPEALLGEFKTAGAEALAAFGDATVYLERFIDHARHIEVQILGDGTDVIHLFDRDCSVQRRQQKLIEEAPAPNLPDHLRKLMLDAAVQLGRSCGYMGAGTVEFLYDEARDQVSFIEMNTRLQVEHPVTEMVTGVDLVREQLRIASGELLGYAQDDIVLSGHAIEVRLCAEDPAAGFMPSPGTVERLVWPGGPGVRVDSGVVAGSTVQPYYDSMIAKLVVWDSNREDAVQRALRALDEVQIDGIRTTVPFLRKVLADAAFTRVEHHTKMLEHRPDLFELAAR
- a CDS encoding acetyl-CoA carboxylase, whose amino-acid sequence is MNDVHQIKTGIPGTFYRKPSPSEPNFIEEGASVAVGATIGLVEIMKSFHPVTADRNGVLDRFLVEHESQVAPGQDIAEIRLVN
- a CDS encoding biotin-dependent carboxyltransferase family protein translates to MIEVIEPGFATTVQDEGRPGHYRQGMAPSGAMDLASYRLGNALVGNDPGAASLELTFTGPRLRFTQAATVAVTGGDMPTFVNGREAKAWMEIDVSAGDELSFGFLRSGVRAYIAVSGGIDVPAVLGSRSTHALVGIGGFEGRKLTAGDILPTGTVRNQASSLRKLLPEHIPAFSGKVELRYVPGLFSYRLSTRGIDQFNGRTWTVTPNADRTGIRMTSTEGPLEFVDGERPFGAGSDPSNVVDAGYPVGAIQIPSGTEPIVLSRDAVTAGGYFTVGAVISADLDRLGQCPTNGTVRFVPVSIEQAAAARQASAKYLSAAIAALSH
- a CDS encoding carboxyltransferase domain-containing protein, producing the protein MALKRTNTGFNTRYTPAGDEFLFVEFDEAMSLEANLEIQEIAVRVLGEDTEGIIDICPANVSYLVRYDPDVVTFDALVQRLKKVERSVKAEGLEPFKTRVIDVPVLFNDPWTYEVLMKFRDRVQDPSKTDIEYLADVNGFGTVEDLIEAVTSAPSMATMTGFVPGILWSFQLVAFERQIQAPKYLRPRTETPERAFAVGGAYPVVYPSPSAGGYPMLGRAAAPIYDPAQRLKDFADDPAFVRTGDVLNFRSIDRAEYDRIQDEVAAGTFSYLQRPITFEPGVFFESPEPYCHHLREVLYRD